ACATTTCCATCTTTTGCAAGTTTTGTGAAAATTGGCGGGATTGGATAGCTGTCTTTTTTAACAACCGCTTTCACTCCATCAATCAGCATTCTTGGCACATTTTCATAGAAACCGCCACCTGTAATATGGCTGCATGCTTTTACAGTCACACCTGCATTTTTAATGCTCTTTAATGCTTTCACATAAATTCTGGTCGGAGCAAGAAGTGCCTCGCCAAGTGTTGTTCCAAGATCATCATAATATGTGTCCAGAGACTCTTTTGTCATGTCAAATACTTTTCTTACAAGAGAAAATCCATTGCTGTGCACTCCTGTAGATGCCATACCGATCAGAACATCTCCGTCTTTTAAATTCTCACCTGTGATCATATCCTTCTTATCACATACACCAACTGCAAATCCTGCCAGATCATACTCATCCTCCGGCATCAGTCCCGGATGTTCCGCAGTCTCGCCACCGATCAGTGCTGCTTCTGACTGGATACAGCCTTCTGCCACACCACTTACAATAGAAGCAATTTTCTCTGGGTAATTCTTTCCACATGCAATATAATCCAGGAAGAATAATGGTTCTCCACCTGCACAAGCGATATCATTTACACACATTGCAACTGCATCAATTCCGATAGTATCATGCTTGTCCATGATCATAGCCAGTTTTACTTTTGTTCCACATCCGTCTGTTCCTGAAAGAAGAACCGGCTCTTCCATTTCTTTAATCTTTGCAAGAGAAAATGCACCGGAAAATCCACCAAGACCGCCAAGTACTTCTTCGCGCATAGTTTTCTTTACATGCTCTTTCATAAGTTCTACTGATTTGTAACCAGCCTCGATATCCACACCTGCATTCTTATAATCCATAACTCGTCTCCTTATGTACGTTTATTGTATTTTTATTTACTGATCTTTTTACTTAGATGCCAGATATGCCTCATATCCAACTTCATCTAATTTTGCTGCTTTTGCTTTCACTGCCTCTTTCTGTCCGGTTGTATAATCTTTTAACTTCTGAAGTAATGCGTCATCGGAAGCTGCAAGGATCTTTGCCGCAAGAATCGCTGCATTCTTTGCTCCGTCAATTGCTACTGTTGCTACCGGAACTCCCGGCGGCATCTGCATAATAGAAAAGACTGCGTCCATTCCGTCCAGATTCTTTCCCGAAAGCGGAACCCCGATAACCGGAAGGGCAAACAATGCTGCACACATTCCCGGAAGGGCCGCTGCCATTCCAGCTCCCGCGATCATAACTTTCATTCCGCGTCCTTCTGCACTGCGTGTCCACTCGATCAGTTCATCCGGCTCACGGTGTGCGGAGATGATTGTCATCTCATAATCAATTCCTAATTCTTCCAGCATGACTGCTGCTTTGCTCATGACCTTAAGGTCTGAGTCGCTTCCCATTATAATTCCTACTCTTGGCATAGCATTCACCCTTTCTTATAAGTTCAACAAATAAATCATACCCTATTTATTAGAATTTTTCAATGGTTCATTTAAAATCTCTGTGCCAGGAAGCACAAATATTCCGTCACGGATAATTTCTATCTCTTTTCCATCCGCGCATTCTACGGTAATACTCTTCAATTCTTCATAAGGAATCGTAATATCTGTATGACAGTGGAAATATGCTGCTGAGACGTCTTCTTTTCTCTGAATGGATACCGAATTATCTCTTGCCACAATTTCTTTGCCATTTGGATTGTATACTTTAATGTCCTCTGCCCAACTATA
The sequence above is drawn from the Dorea formicigenerans genome and encodes:
- the purE gene encoding 5-(carboxyamino)imidazole ribonucleotide mutase — its product is MPRVGIIMGSDSDLKVMSKAAVMLEELGIDYEMTIISAHREPDELIEWTRSAEGRGMKVMIAGAGMAAALPGMCAALFALPVIGVPLSGKNLDGMDAVFSIMQMPPGVPVATVAIDGAKNAAILAAKILAASDDALLQKLKDYTTGQKEAVKAKAAKLDEVGYEAYLASK
- the purM gene encoding phosphoribosylformylglycinamidine cyclo-ligase, whose amino-acid sequence is MDYKNAGVDIEAGYKSVELMKEHVKKTMREEVLGGLGGFSGAFSLAKIKEMEEPVLLSGTDGCGTKVKLAMIMDKHDTIGIDAVAMCVNDIACAGGEPLFFLDYIACGKNYPEKIASIVSGVAEGCIQSEAALIGGETAEHPGLMPEDEYDLAGFAVGVCDKKDMITGENLKDGDVLIGMASTGVHSNGFSLVRKVFDMTKESLDTYYDDLGTTLGEALLAPTRIYVKALKSIKNAGVTVKACSHITGGGFYENVPRMLIDGVKAVVKKDSYPIPPIFTKLAKDGNVDEHAMYNTYNMGIGMIVAVDPADVDKTMEAIKATGDKPYVIGHIEAGEKGVTLC